A single Pantoea rwandensis DNA region contains:
- a CDS encoding GrxA family glutaredoxin — protein sequence MIAVIFGRSSCPYCVRAKELATKLTSERDDFNYQYVDIQATGITKADLEARAGKPVTTVPQIFLDDQHIGGYTEFAAWTKENLGVEA from the coding sequence ATGATTGCAGTGATTTTTGGCCGTTCAAGCTGCCCATACTGCGTACGTGCGAAAGAGTTAGCCACCAAGCTGACCAGCGAGCGCGATGATTTCAACTATCAGTACGTCGATATTCAGGCGACCGGCATCACCAAGGCCGACCTGGAAGCACGTGCCGGCAAACCGGTGACCACCGTGCCGCAGATTTTCCTTGATGACCAGCACATCGGTGGTTACACCGAATTTGCGGCCTGGACCAAAGAAAATCTGGGTGTTGAAGC
- a CDS encoding DUF1418 family protein — protein sequence MRNLATLPKPVLLLEVLGVLAVTGALLLVNDWISAPDFMAKKSLATLLFFLGIALMLPAAWLMMWRTAQAMAPQLFNHNHKKK from the coding sequence ATGCGTAATCTGGCCACGTTGCCTAAACCGGTTTTGTTACTGGAAGTGCTTGGCGTACTTGCGGTGACGGGGGCGCTGTTGCTGGTCAACGACTGGATTAGCGCGCCGGATTTTATGGCGAAAAAGTCGCTGGCCACGCTGCTGTTTTTCCTTGGCATTGCGCTGATGTTGCCAGCCGCCTGGCTGATGATGTGGCGTACCGCGCAAGCGATGGCACCGCAGTTGTTCAATCACAACCACAAGAAGAAGTAA